In Natronomonas salsuginis, the sequence TAAAAATAAAACAGTTCTATTGTACCGAACAGATTTATCTACTATGCGCTGCCTTGACTTGATGGAAGTGCTGGTGATCCTCGGGTTATGGGCCGGCAGAAATTCTGAATAGATACCAAAATCCCGTCGAAATTTCTCCTCCAAACACGGCCTTCCCCGTTCCAAGGGGTTCAATTGGTTCGTTGACTACTCGTGCTTCGGAGATCGAGGGAGTATTTTAAAACGTAGGTCGGGTCGTGCTCTGGGGGTTCTATCGGGGTTGTAGATACCGCGGTTCATACTGTTGTTCAAATATATAGTTAATATAGTGTAATTAATTTAGAATACTCGTTTAATATCTTTGCTAAGTTCATCTGCTATTTCATTAAGCTTTGGTTCGATATTGGATTTAATTTCTTTCCTAGTAAGACGGTATGTTGGTCCACCAACACTTAATGCACCGAAAGGGCTCCCATTAGGGAGGAGAACAGCTACAGCGACTGATCGAAGTCCTTCAAGCCATTCTTGATCGATGATGGCGTAACCACGCTCTCTCGTCACTTCTAGCTCATCACGTAGTCTTTCCGGATCGGTAATGGTGTGTTCTGTTTCTTCCAGCAAGCTGTTTTTATCTATAATCTCGGTGACTTGCTCTTCGGGTAATTCTGCGAGAATAGCTTTTCCGGTTGCGCTGGCATGGATGTGGAAATAATCACCCTCTTCAATTCCGACTTCAGTCGATTCATCTGCTTCATGAATGAGCGTCATGATTTTATTATTCACCTTTATATCAAAATCAACTGCGTGATTAAGTTTTTTCGCAAGCTCAGTTGTCCTCTGTTTCGCCAATCGATATCGCTTGTCCCGGGTTTTTGTGTACTGCCCAAGGTGAAAGAATTTCAAACTAAGATAATATATCTCACCTTCTTTAGTAACGTAGCCGTGATGTCGAAGCGTATTCAGATGACTATGTACAGTACTTTTAGAGAGATCTAATCGGCGTGCTATATCAGAAAGACGTGCACCGTCTTCGGATTTGATCAAATGCACGATATCCAGGGATTTGCTCGTCGTCTGCACCGTTTTTGCTTCGTCATTCATGGTAGATGATAATGAATTACTACTAATAAACGTTCTGTTCTGCCGAACGATACAACGACAATTTATTAAGTGCTTAGATACAGCTACTGAGCCCTGTTTAGACGCTCCTGAAGGCGTCGGTCAGCGGTTCTATCGACTGAACAGAATCCACCGACGAGGGCTTCCCCTCCCGATTTCGTTCTTTGAGCACGACCGTATCGAGCGATCTACACCACGTCTAAACAAGGCCCAATTACTGTACCAGGAATCTTGTGCGAAGCGGTACAGGTCTGTGCGTGCGCATCTTCCCTGCGGTATGCAAGCGAGTCGGAGAATTTCGCCGCTGACAACTGCTATGATAGCCAGCCGTTACGCGGGGCTCTCTGAGGAATGGGCATACGTCCCCGCACAAAATATTGAGTTTCCTCGATATATAATCATGTCAATAGCGCGTGAGATAATGGCAATCTCTGTAACCAACAGTCAATAACTGAACGCGTGACCGACATCTTATACACTGTAAGATTGTACTATTCGCAAATGTGGGAAACGATAAAACACAGACAATACGTCTAGGTGTTTCTTTTTAGTAACTCTGATTGTAGATTGTACCCGGATACAGAAAGCTGCTCCGCCTGCATCTCTCAGAGGTACTCGTGAAGCATCAGCGTTTGACGTGAAATCCGCCTGAGATCCGGGCGGCAGGCACTCGGCGTTATGGTACGGTATCTAGGAGAGCTGTTCGCCATCTCTCGTCGAAGAGTGTTTCTCCATCCCGCACCACCATGGTGTGGGCGCTCGCCCAATCGGTGTTTGTGTGCGTATTTGCTGTCACTTCTATCTCTTCGTCCGGGTAATCAAGCACAATTATTATTTCAGCGTCAACTTCCCATGACAGCGGGTCACTCTCGAAAACAGACGCAGTCATCTCTCGAGAGTAGGTCATGGTTGCTCCGGGCGTGTGTGGGAGCTCGATATCACGAGTATCGAACGTCTCCGAAATGACTTTGCCGGTCCGATGGTCACGAGTAGTCGTCCAGTTACTAGAGGCATTGGAGACGAAATCTCCGCTGAGAGGAACACTCTCGTCAGGTTCGTCCATGGTAAACGTGTTGGAGAACTCCACCTGGTCCGAATGGACTTTGCCGGGGAAGGTGATAGTCGAGGGGGCATCCGGACTCGAGTTGATAGTAAACGACCCGTCGCCACACGTCGGGAGCATAAATGGGAAGTACGCGGAACTGATCGCGACACGAATTTTATGTCCCTCTTCAAAGATGTGTGACTTTGGCTTCAGCTTGGTTGTAATCTCATATTCCTCGCCCGGCGTCAAGAGAGATTTCTCAGTCGTGCTGTTACGTTTGCTCACGCGCAAGGCGCCGTTCGCGACGATGTTCGAACTCCCATCGGGACCCACATCGATGAGACGGACTGCCAGCGTGGGATCCTGTGTCGTCGACTTCAGACGGATCGTTGCCTCCCCGGTTCCCGTAAACTCGACAGCAGATGATAACGGCTCCGTCTCAAACGTAAGCGACCGAATGTCATCCGGGATCGAATCCAGCGGCCGATCCGTTGTCGGGCCCTGGACGTCTTGGGAGTACATGCCGACAGTGGGGTCAAAGTCGTACTCCTCATTGACTTCGCCAGTCTCGAAGGTTTCAGTCTGCTGCAAACCCTTGGGTGTGAGTGCGTACGAGAGGGTTTCCGAATCCTCAACTGTCGGCCAGGAGTCTCCCTTGCGCCAGACACCCCCTTCAACCTTTGATCCGCCTTCTCGCTCTGTCCAATAACTAAACTTGGGATAGTCGAGCGCTCCATTATCCTCTCCCTTGAGGAAGTGATCGAACCACTCGACCATCTGGCTGCGATAATCGATACGGGCTTCCCGACCCTGATGGGGAGCAGTATGCCGCCATGGACCAAACAACATGCGTTTTTCGCCCTGCAGCGCTTCAAAGTATTCGAGCGTATTCGTCGGGGTACCGTCCCGGTAGCCGCTGATTGCGAGAGTTGGGACGTCTGACTCTCTGACTTTTTCTATGGAAGTATTTTTTCTCTGCCAGTACTCGTCCTCGTTGGGGTGCCGGAGAAATTGGAATAGCCATGGAGTATCCTCTTTGAGATGGTCAAGGCGATCCATCCAGATATCGGCCCACCGGCCCTCATCATCCCGGTAGCTTGGGGGCATCGCCTGCAGTGCCTGCATCATTGGCGGGAAATGAGCTGTCCCAGCAAACGAGTGGCCACCGCCGTCTATGCCAGCTCGGAATATAATATCATACAGGGAAGTGATGGCGTGCATTGGGACGATGGCCTTGAGAGGCTCAGGATTTTCGGCTGCTGCTTTCATACCCATTGTTCCGGGGTAAGACCTGCCGAACATACCCACGCACCCATTTGACCACTCCTCATCTGCAAGGTAATGGATGATCTGGGAAGCCTGTTCAGCTTCATCGCTGGAGAAGGGCTCAGATTTCCTTCCACTTGACCCACCGGTGCCGATGATATCGGCGGAAATGACTTCATACCCGTGGCGTGCAAGATACTCGATAGATGACCACTCTGAGGCGAAGGTGTACCAGTCATCTTTATGATACGGCATAAACATCAACACAACGGGGCGTGGTTCCTCGACATCGACCGGTTCAAACCGTGTGCCAGCAACTGTTCCTGCGTCAATTTCCATTAGATACTCGTCATGGCGACGTATCTCCGACAGTTTACTGTCCATGGAGCAAGCATCTTCTGCAGTCCACTTAAATATTACTCAACGAATTGTTCAGATTCATCGCCTTCGGTTGACCGCTTCTGGCGCCTGAACTTACTGGTGAAGCGGTTTTCTTGCTGTCGTTCGCTGTTGGTATGCAGAACAGTCGACAGTTTTATTCCTCGTTTAGCGTAGCTCAACCGTACCGATGACTCGTCAAGACAGAACTGAAGATTCAGCCATTTGAGACTCTTTTTTGCCATTCTCTACTCGACCACGGTCGATGCCAGCTACGACTGCGCGCGCGAGGGCACTGATATCCACTCGAACCACGTCCAATCTGCGCGAAGCCTCGCCGCCGATGCGCTCTCCAACTGTCAAGACCGCATCTTCGACGGCAGCAACGCAAGTAAACCCACGTTCAGTGACAGGGTGGTTGTGTTGGTACTCCCACCATCACCTACAACGACGACCATTACACGCTCGCCACCGTCGATGTCGCGTTCGCGCCGAGTACGACGAAGGAACCTCGTACGCGGAGTATTGGGAGTGCAACGAGTGGGAACGCAAGAAGGCAACCTTGCACAAAACGGTGCGTACTACCCCCACGTTTCCGTGAGAAAGATCCTGCACAGATGCATCAACAGCCGAGAATGGAGCCGTTCTCAGCGTTGAGTTCAACGTAGACGACTCACTTGCCGTCACCAGCACAGGCAAGTTCTTCGGCACCGCAGACTACCTCAACCACAAGGGCAACAAGTACGAACGGCGACGTAGACGCCTCCAACAGACAGGCACGCGGTCACCACACCTCACTATTCAGAACATAGGTGACACGTTCGCTCGGTGGAGTGAAGACTACCTGTACCGTGAGCTGTTGTACAGGAAGCCCGCCGTCACGACTGTTCTGCCATTGCATTCGAGGACTTGCAAAAACATCCGTGAGCGCATCTCGAACGCCAGCAGGTTCTAGCGGTGGGCGGTCAGCACCGTACAGGAATACACCGATTACAAAGCCGAAGAGTACGGTATTCTGGCTGATACAGTGTAGCCAGCGTACACGAGTTAACAGTGCAGCCACTGTGAGTGCGGGTTCACCTACGAGGATATTCGTGGTGATGACGAGTTTGAGTGCCTGAGGTGCGAGAGCGAACTCCACGCCGACTACAACGCTGCTTGGAACATCGGGTGGAGGCTTGTCCAGCACTGGCTCAAGTCTGGTGCTGGACGTGCCAACTGTCAGGTGGCGCTGAAGTTGGGGACGCTGAACGCGAACGGCGAGTTTACGACTGCCGAGAGTATCGACGGGATCGGGAGTCCACGGACATGTCCACCGCTTTAGCGGTGGGTACCTGACTAGTGGTACATACGGACATAATAGTTACACAGTAGACAGTCCACCAAAAGTTTAATAAGTCAAAGAAATAACACGCTCCTATGCAGTGGAAAAACGACGCAAAGTGTGCAGTAACGATTTCGTTTGATATTGATGGCAAGGAACGCTGGCTTGCCCGAGCACGTGCAGGCAAGGAAGAGTTTGCAAGTCCATTGCTTTCTCACTACGGAGAATATGGACCAAAAGTGGCAATGCCCCGTATCCTCGGTATGTTCGACGAATATGATATCCCGGGGGGGTTTTTTATTCCAGGTATGGTCGCCGAAGAACACCCCGAGATGACTCAGAAGATCCACGAAGCAGGTCACGAAATTGGCTTTCATGGACATACCCATGCAGGGCTGGCAGGTTTATCCGATGAAGAAGAAGCTGAAGAGTTCGCACGTGCTCTGGATACGTTTGAGAATCTAATCGGTGAAACTCCGGCTGGATACCGGCAATGGTCAAGCCAGAGGACGCTTAATAGAGCGATCGAACTAGGCTTTGAATATGGCAGTATGACGTCTGCGAATGATATTCCATATGTCCTTGAAGCTGAGGCAGGAGATATCATCGAAATACCGGTCCATGCGAGCATCA encodes:
- a CDS encoding IclR family transcriptional regulator; translated protein: MNDEAKTVQTTSKSLDIVHLIKSEDGARLSDIARRLDLSKSTVHSHLNTLRHHGYVTKEGEIYYLSLKFFHLGQYTKTRDKRYRLAKQRTTELAKKLNHAVDFDIKVNNKIMTLIHEADESTEVGIEEGDYFHIHASATGKAILAELPEEQVTEIIDKNSLLEETEHTITDPERLRDELEVTRERGYAIIDQEWLEGLRSVAVAVLLPNGSPFGALSVGGPTYRLTRKEIKSNIEPKLNEIADELSKDIKRVF
- a CDS encoding polysaccharide deacetylase family protein produces the protein MQWKNDAKCAVTISFDIDGKERWLARARAGKEEFASPLLSHYGEYGPKVAMPRILGMFDEYDIPGGFFIPGMVAEEHPEMTQKIHEAGHEIGFHGHTHAGLAGLSDEEEAEEFARALDTFENLIGETPAGYRQWSSQRTLNRAIELGFEYGSMTSANDIPYVLEAEAGDIIEIPVHASISDTAYFTFQLAPVLPHQNGIDSPSKVYDIWSSEFDGCYKRGRLFHLVLHPQMIGRPHRLEMLEELIQYIKGHSDVWIATPREIARYWRKEHADNSMRIDLSVDADPVISNED
- a CDS encoding transposase, which codes for MRGDDEFECLRCESELHADYNAAWNIGWRLVQHWLKSGAGRANCQVALKLGTLNANGEFTTAESIDGIGSPRTCPPL
- a CDS encoding CocE/NonD family hydrolase; protein product: MDSKLSEIRRHDEYLMEIDAGTVAGTRFEPVDVEEPRPVVLMFMPYHKDDWYTFASEWSSIEYLARHGYEVISADIIGTGGSSGRKSEPFSSDEAEQASQIIHYLADEEWSNGCVGMFGRSYPGTMGMKAAAENPEPLKAIVPMHAITSLYDIIFRAGIDGGGHSFAGTAHFPPMMQALQAMPPSYRDDEGRWADIWMDRLDHLKEDTPWLFQFLRHPNEDEYWQRKNTSIEKVRESDVPTLAISGYRDGTPTNTLEYFEALQGEKRMLFGPWRHTAPHQGREARIDYRSQMVEWFDHFLKGEDNGALDYPKFSYWTEREGGSKVEGGVWRKGDSWPTVEDSETLSYALTPKGLQQTETFETGEVNEEYDFDPTVGMYSQDVQGPTTDRPLDSIPDDIRSLTFETEPLSSAVEFTGTGEATIRLKSTTQDPTLAVRLIDVGPDGSSNIVANGALRVSKRNSTTEKSLLTPGEEYEITTKLKPKSHIFEEGHKIRVAISSAYFPFMLPTCGDGSFTINSSPDAPSTITFPGKVHSDQVEFSNTFTMDEPDESVPLSGDFVSNASSNWTTTRDHRTGKVISETFDTRDIELPHTPGATMTYSREMTASVFESDPLSWEVDAEIIIVLDYPDEEIEVTANTHTNTDWASAHTMVVRDGETLFDERWRTALLDTVP